GTATTAAAATTGCTATGCCTGAGAAGGACATAAGCTCTGTATTTTGTGTATTTATTATCTTCTCTGTATTAGCTAGGGATGGGAAGTGCACTGGAGACACTATGTGGGCAAGCTGTTGGTGCTGGACAACTCAACATGCTTGGAATCTATATGCAAAGATCATGGATCATTACTGGGGTCAcagcattggttttaacacctttTTATGTTTTTGCTTCACCATTACTGCAACTACTTCATCAAGATAAAAACATTTCAAAGCTTGCTGGAAAGTACTCCATATGGGTAATTCCTCAATTGTTTGCCTACGCCATAAATTTCCCAATACAGAAGTTTCTCCAAGCGCAGAGCAGAGTATGGATTATGACAATCATTTCCATAGCGGCGCTTGCATTTCATGTGTTGTTGAATTGGGTGCTTGTCACAAAACTGGATCACGGGCTACTTGGTGCTGCCATCGCAGGGAACATCTCATGGTGGCTTGTGGTTTTGGGTCAGATTATTTATGTGGTCTGTGGTTTTTTCCCAGAAGCCTGGACTGGTTTTTCTTGGTCAGCTTTGAAGTCAttaaccagttttctaaagctcTCACTTGCATCAGCTGTAATGTTATGGTtagttttcaaattttatttttgcaAAATCCATGTTCAGGATTtcacttttcttctcttcttggcAATGCCAGCTTGGAGTTATGGTATTTTACAGCTGTGATTCTCATGGTGGGATGGTTAGACAATCCAGAAATTGCAGTAGATGCCGTTTCCATCTGGTAAGAGTTCTGTTCCTATTTATCAAATTAGTCCAGCTAAAAATGTGATTTCTGTATTATACTTATCATCTCATATTTCTTCTTAATTGCAGCATGAACCTGCAACTGTGGGCTCTGATGA
The Hevea brasiliensis isolate MT/VB/25A 57/8 chromosome 18, ASM3005281v1, whole genome shotgun sequence genome window above contains:
- the LOC110635836 gene encoding protein DETOXIFICATION 33 isoform X2, with the protein product MGSALETLCGQAVGAGQLNMLGIYMQRSWIITGVTALVLTPFYVFASPLLQLLHQDKNISKLAGKYSIWVIPQLFAYAINFPIQKFLQAQSRVWIMTIISIAALAFHVLLNWVLVTKLDHGLLGAAIAGNISWWLVVLGQIIYVVCGFFPEAWTGFSWSALKSLTSFLKLSLASAVMLCLELWYFTAVILMVGWLDNPEIAVDAVSICMNLQLWALMIALGFNAAISVRVSNELGAGNPKAAKFSVVVTVLTSTIIGVVFTALILVTKNDFPKVFTGKPAVMKEASKLGYFLAATIFLNSIQPVLHGVAVGAGWQLLVAFINTGCYYIIGLPIGAVLGYKINLGVKGIWSGMLAGCVLQIIILTFVFLRTNWNKEALKAEERIRTWGGSEEPQQSSSEHNMNE